The Bos mutus isolate GX-2022 chromosome 11, NWIPB_WYAK_1.1, whole genome shotgun sequence nucleotide sequence ACTGTACATTTATTTCAGCTTTAACTAATATGGTTTAttccacagagaaaaaaattttatgaatcCCATTTACTCTAGAAATAACAGTTTTTCTTGGGTAAGAAAATAGGACACAGAACGTATTATTGGTATAGGAAAATTTATTACTATCGTGCTTTCATCATCAAAATTTATGATCTTGGTCTTTCCTTCTTGCCTTTGTATAAAGCCAAAAGAGAGACATTGGCTACTTTGACAACCTTAAAGCGGACTCCAGGAATGTCACCAACAGCATGACCTTTGCGACCAAATCCAGCAACCAGAACTTCATCATTTTCCTCAATAAAATTCAAGCAACCATCATTGGGTACAAAAGCAGTGATCTTTTTGCCATTCTTGATTAGCTGAACCCTGACACACTTCCTGATGGCAGAATTTGGCTGTTTGGCTTCAACTCCTACTTTTTCCAGCACAATTCCCTTAGCGTGAGAAGCGCCGCCAAAAGGGTTGGCCTTCAGGGCTGTGCCCAGATGTGCTTTCTTGTACTGCTTATCATGCCACTTCTGGTCTCGTTGGTGGCTACAGAGCTTCCTGGCAGTACGAAGACCGCGACACTTGCCCATCCTGCCGGCGCCACGGGCCTGAGCGAAAGAGCATGCTGTTTccttttaagtatatattttataatagcaaatagctggttttcttttattattgccAAATCTAGAAGTCTGTGACTTTTAcgttttacttttatatattcataaatattgaGTGACATGCTTGAACTTATTTTTACCATAATATTCagcatttttatttagaaaatacaccctcccccctccccccccccccacaacacacacactcttactCCACTTGattattcagggttttttttccttcatcattgctccatttgatttttttctttaatggtatGGGAGTGATATATCATATTTCTAttattctattcagttcagttgctcagtcatgtccaactctttgtgaccccatgagctgcagcacgccaggcctccctgtccatcaccaactcccagagtccactcaaacccatgtccattgagtcggtgatgccatccaatcatctcatcctctgttgtccccttctcctcctgccctcaatctttcccagcatcagggtcttttcaaatgagtcagctcttcgcatcaggtggccaaaatattggagtttcagcttcaacatcagtcctaccaatgaacacccaggactgatctcctataggatgaactggttggatctctttgcagctaTCTTTAAATGTTTACCTCATACTGTAATTTTTCAATTATCCAATGTGAGTCTACATCCAGTtctctaaaaaagagaaaagaaaatcttagcTCTTGGAGTTTAGTTCCAGATTATATTGATTGTTTGAAAAGTAATCCCTGCTTATTCAGACATAACAATAAATGTTATTGGTTAATTAGGTCATTGTTCTAACAGTTGACACCTGTCGACTTTATGTTTCCTTGTATATCCaaaagtatctttatttcatGTTCACATTTGGATTATATTTTGATTAAGTGTAAAATTCTAGGTTGGTAAAGTTGTTTTTCAGATGATAAAACAAGTTTATTGCTTGGGAGCTAGAATCTCTGCCAAATGACTTAGTGATACATTGGTAGTTGGATGGATTTTTCTCTGGCAAAAATGGTCACATGGACTGAAGACCCCACTCTGACTTTGCTGCTTCTGCTGTGGGTATGTAGGGTCATGTAAACATGTAAAACACTGTAGTGCTAGGTTTCATTCCCAGCTTTCAGACACAGAATCTGTTTCTTTCCCGCTTCTCACCACCACTGGCTTCACTACCAGCCCTGCCATGGAGTCATCTGCTTTCTGCTGTCAGATGCAGAGGAGCCAAGGCTGGCTGCTGGGACTGGAGGTTCATAGGTCTTTTGCTTCTCACACTACATGATTCCTTTAGGAAAACAGAAAACCCATAGAGGCCTCAGAATCCTCCAGAGGAATTCTGGAATGGTGGTGGAAAGTGGGAAAGAAACAGATTATGTGTCTGAAAGCTGGGAATGAAACCTAGCACTACAGTGTTTTCAGTGGACCACAATACATTTAGTAGATCATGCATGAAAGTCAGTTCACTGTATATTTCCTACTAACAAGAACATGACCCTACACAGCCACAACAGAAGCATCAAAGTCAAGAAGTTAATGTTACTTTAATACTCAGATCCTATTTAATTTTCAGCTATGGTCCCAATAATTACAAGCCAGTTATTTTATGGAATGTCTCTCAATTttgttttgtctgatattttcttatgattagattcaggttataCATCTCTGACAAGAGAATCACAATAGTGATTATGTGTTCTTCCCTTTGCATCTTGTCAGGTGATGTAT carries:
- the LOC102270678 gene encoding small ribosomal subunit protein uS12-like, whose translation is MGKCRGLRTARKLCSHQRDQKWHDKQYKKAHLGTALKANPFGGASHAKGIVLEKVGVEAKQPNSAIRKCVRVQLIKNGKKITAFVPNDGCLNFIEENDEVLVAGFGRKGHAVGDIPGVRFKVVKVANVSLLALYKGKKERPRS